The Epinephelus lanceolatus isolate andai-2023 chromosome 14, ASM4190304v1, whole genome shotgun sequence genome has a window encoding:
- the LOC117251236 gene encoding exosomal polycystin-1-interacting protein-like, with product MEMSPNIVLSVLLPWSLCLLFFQTPVTQTTNFAPKSETSVPVNTTLLFDSGAPGHNLRNCSCSTLIQDCNEALANSLCRCHTILRSALPSAGLREPGQLTVWVKELWVLEELLNRSIIGHLQLSFCGIQPMNSQYVALLGLQTLRIHSAAPEAPYPNQEITVSPAAGVAVELEALSFDFSSSLHMTFLDVAVLSGLSALKVYSVVGPPVHTLSQQFPCLALHFALPFSATPDNHTDPSEQAAEPSHNLLITFVY from the coding sequence ATGGAGATGTCTCCAAATATAGTCTTGTCTGtcttgttgccatggtcactGTGTTTGCTGTTCTTCCAGACCCCTGTCACCCAGACAACCAACTTTGCCCCTAAATCTGAAACTTCTGTGCCGGTCAATACCACGCTGTTGTTTGACAGTGGTGCCCCAGGCCACAACCTGCGGAACTGCAGCTGCTCTACGCTCATCCAGGACTGCAACGAGGCTCTGGCCAACTCACTGTGCAGATGCCACACCATTTTGCGCTCCGCTCTGCCCTCTGCTGGGCTCAGAGAGCCTGGGCAACTCACTGTCTGGGTGAAAGAACTCTGGGTCTTGGAGGAACTGCTGAACAGGAGCATTATTGGTCATTTGCAGTTGTCTTTTTGTGGAATACAACCAATGAACAGTCAGTACGTGGCCCTGCTAGGTCTACAGACCCTCAGGATTCACAGTGCAGCACCAGAAGCTCCCTACCCCAACCAGGAAATTACAGTATCCCCAGCAGCAGGGGTTGCAGTAGAGCTGGAGGCCCTCTCCTTTGACTTCTCCTCTTCCTTACACATGACCTTTCTGGATGTTGCAGTTCTCAGTGGGCTCTCTGCCCTTAAGGTATACAGTGTGGTGGGACCACCTGTTCACACTCTGTCCCAGCAGTTCCCCTGCCTGGCCTTGCACTTTGCTCTGCCATTCTCTGCTACTCCTGATAACCATACAGACCCCAGTGAGCAGGCTGCAGAGCCTTCACACAACCTGCTTATTACGTTTGTCTACTAA